One segment of Panicum virgatum strain AP13 chromosome 3K, P.virgatum_v5, whole genome shotgun sequence DNA contains the following:
- the LOC120700993 gene encoding calreticulin-like has product MIMQSSGKWNGDAEDKGIQTSEDYRFYAISAEYPEFSNKDKTLVLQFSVKHEQKLDCGSGYVKLLGGDVDQKKFGGDTPYR; this is encoded by the exons atgataatgcaa AGCTCTGGGAAATGGAATGGAGATGCTGAGGACAAAG GTATCCAGACCTCTGAGGACTACAGGTTCTATGCCATTTCGGCAGAGTACCCTGAGTTCAGCAACAAGGATAAGACCCTGGTGCTGCAGTTCTCAGTGAAGCACGAGCAGAAGCTGGACTGTGGAAGTGGTTATGTAAAGTTGCTTGGCGGTGATGTGGACCAGAAGAAATTCGGTGGCGACACACCTTACAGGTAG